Proteins found in one Vulpes vulpes isolate BD-2025 chromosome 13, VulVul3, whole genome shotgun sequence genomic segment:
- the ARC gene encoding activity-regulated cytoskeleton-associated protein translates to MELDHMTSGGLHAYPGPRGGPAAKPNVILQIGKCRAEMLEHVRRTHRHLLTEVSKQVERELKGLHRSVGKLESNLDGYVPSGDSQRWRKSIKACLCRCQETIANLERWVKREMHVWREVFYRLERWADRLESMGGKYPVGNEPARHTVSVGVGGPEGYCQEADGYDYTVSPYAITPPPAAGELPGQEPAEAQQYPPWGPGEDGQPSPGVDTQIFEDPREFLSHLEEYLRQVGGSEEYWLSQIQNHMNGPAKKWWEFKQGSVKNWVEFKKEFLQYSEGTLSREAIQRELDLPQKQGEPLDQFLWRKRDLYQTLYVDAEEEEIIQYVVGTLQPKLKRFLRHPLPKTLEQLIQRGMEVQDGLEQAAEPAGPRLPAEDEAEALTPALTSESVASDRTQPE, encoded by the coding sequence ATGGAGCTGGACCACATGACGAGCGGCGGCCTCCACGCCTACcccgggccgcggggcgggcCGGCGGCCAAGCCCAACGTGATCCTGCAGATCGGTAAGTGCCGGGCCGAGATGCTGGAGCACGTGCGCAGGACCCACCGGCACCTGCTGACCGAGGTGTCCAAGCAGGTGGAGCGGGAGCTGAAGGGGTTGCACAGGTCGGTGGGGAAGCTGGAGAGCAACCTGGACGGCTACGTGCCCAGCGGCGACTCGCAGCGCTGGAGGAAGTCCATCAAGGCCTGCCTGTGCCGCTGCCAGGAGACCATCGCCAACCTGGAGCGCTGGGTCAAGCGGGAGATGCACGTGTGGCGGGAGGTCTTCTACCGGCTGGAGAGGTGGGCCGACCGCCTGGAGTCCATGGGCGGCAAGTACCCCGTGGGCAACGAGCCGGCCCGACACACCGTCTCGGTGGGCGTCGGGGGGCCCGAGGGCTACTGCCAGGAGGCCGACGGCTACGACTACACGGTCAGCCCCTACGCCATcaccccgccgcccgccgccggggAGCTGCCCGGCCAGGAGCCCGCCGAGGCCCAGCAGTacccgccctggggccccggtGAGGACGGGCAGCCCAGCCCCGGTGTGGACACGCAGATCTTCGAGGATCCCAGGGAGTTCCTCAGCCACCTGGAGGAGTACCTGCGACAGGTGGGCGGCTCCGAGGAGTACTGGCTGTCACAGATCCAGAACCACATGAACGGGCCGGCCAAGAAGTGGTGGGAGTTCAAGCAGGGCTCCGTGAAGAACTGGGTGGAGTTCAAGAAAGAGTTCCTGCAGTACAGCGAGGGCACGCTGTCCCGGGAGGCCATCCAGCGCGAGCTGGACCTGccgcagaagcagggggagccgCTGGACCAGTTCCTGTGGCGCAAGCGGGACCTGTACCAGACGCTCTACGTGGACGCCGAGGAGGAGGAGATCATCCAGTACGTGGTGGGCACCCTGCAGCCCAAACTCAAGCGCTTCCTGCGCCACCCGCTGCCCAAGACCCTGGAGCAGCTCATCCAGAGGGGCATGGAAGTGCAGGACGGCCTGGAGCAGGCGGCCGAGCCCGCgggcccccgcctccccgccgaGGACGAGGCCGAGGCCCTCACGCCAGCCCTCACCAGCGAGTCTGTAGCCAGTGACCGGACCCAGCCCGAATAG